DNA from Terriglobus tenax:
GCATGCGATACAACAATCACCTGTGTCTGACGAGCCGCCACGATGATCAACCGCGCCAGCGCAGGCAGCAGGTCAGGATGCAGGCTGGTCTCCGGTTCGTTCAGCACCATCAGTTGCGGAGGCCGCGGCGTCAGCAGGGCTGCCAGCCACAGCAGGTAACGCAGCGTCCCATCGGAAAGCTCCGCGGCAGATAAGGGGCGTAATAATCCATGCTGTCGCAGTGTCAGGTTGAACCGCCCGTCCAACACCTCAACGCTCAACTCGCTCCCCGGAAACGCATCCTCCAACGCAGTCGCAAGCGCCTGATCGGAACGAATCTCAAGGATGGTCTGCAGCGCTGCCGCCAGGTTGCTCCCATCGTGATGAAGAACCGGGCTGAACGTCCCAATCTGACTGGTGCGTGCAGGCGCGTCGGCGTCTGTGCGGAAGTGATCGTAAAAACGCCATCCTCGCACGGCCTCCCGTACAGCCAGCATCTCCGGAGCTCGGTGCGGATCGGGCACCGTGGTCAGCATGCTGTCGGTATCGCCCAGGTGCTGGGTCAGCATTGTGGGCTCTTCATCCTTTGTCGTCGAGAGCCACACAAAGTTGTTTCGCCGATCTACCATCGCTGCCGCCTTGCGATACAGCGGCCCATGCCAGATGCACTCCCGCTTCACGCCCGGATCAAGCCGGAAGATTGTTGCCGGAGGTAGCCCTGTCCGATACCCAAGATCAATGCTGTACCCGTATTCATCGCCACCGAAGCCGAGCTTCAAACTTGCGGGCTTTCCGCTATTCGCCAATCCCTCTACTCTGTAATCGCCCTGCCGAACACCACGGGCAATCGTCTCCGGCCCGGCCCAGAAGGTCGAAGGCAGCCCGCCTTCCCGCGCAAGTGATGAAACCACAGCGTTTTGCGCTACATCGGCAAGCAGCCGCAGCGAACGATAAACATTCGATTTTCCGCTGCCATTGGCCCCTGTAATCACGCTGAGCTGCCCAAGCGGCAGCACCAGCTCCCGGATCGAACGGTATCCATGAATGGCAATCGTGCGGATCATCTCTCCAGCAGCTTACTTCACCCGGAACCCGCCCGTTGCAAATGCGGAAATCCCCAACAAAATCAACCACTTT
Protein-coding regions in this window:
- a CDS encoding AAA family ATPase produces the protein MIRTIAIHGYRSIRELVLPLGQLSVITGANGSGKSNVYRSLRLLADVAQNAVVSSLAREGGLPSTFWAGPETIARGVRQGDYRVEGLANSGKPASLKLGFGGDEYGYSIDLGYRTGLPPATIFRLDPGVKRECIWHGPLYRKAAAMVDRRNNFVWLSTTKDEEPTMLTQHLGDTDSMLTTVPDPHRAPEMLAVREAVRGWRFYDHFRTDADAPARTSQIGTFSPVLHHDGSNLAAALQTILEIRSDQALATALEDAFPGSELSVEVLDGRFNLTLRQHGLLRPLSAAELSDGTLRYLLWLAALLTPRPPQLMVLNEPETSLHPDLLPALARLIIVAARQTQVIVVSHAQTLISALVKEQVCVPLPLEKSFGETVLKGATLFNTPKWSWPAR